A DNA window from Camelina sativa cultivar DH55 chromosome 17, Cs, whole genome shotgun sequence contains the following coding sequences:
- the LOC104757979 gene encoding beta-galactosidase 5 isoform X2, whose product MGTTKILVLSKILSFLLTTMLVGSGLIQCTSVTYDKKAIIVNGHRRILLSGSIHYPRSTPEMWEDLIKKAKDGGLDVIDTYVFWNGHEPSPGTYNFKGRYDLVRFIKTIQEVGLYVHLRIXXXXXXXXXXXGFPVWLKYVDGISFRTDNGPFKAAMQGFTEKIVEMMKEHRFFASQGGPIILSQIENEFGPELKALGPAGHSYVNWAAKMAVGLNTGVPWVMCKEDDAPDPIINACNGFYCDYFTPNKPYKPTMWTEAWSGWFTEFGGTIPKRPVEDLAFGVARFIQKGGSYINYYMYHGGTNFGRTAGGPFITTSYDYDAPIDEYGLVQEPKYSHLKQLHLAIKQCEAALVSSDPHVTKLGNYEEAHVFTAGKGSCVAFLTNYHMNAPAKVIFNKRHFTLPAWSISILPDCRNVVYNTATVAAKTTHVQMVPSGSILYSVARYDESIATYGDRGTITARGLLEQVNVTRDTTDYLWYTTSVDIKASESFLRGGKWPTLTVDSAGHAVHVFVNGHFYGSAFGTRENRKVSFSAPVNLRGGANRIALLSVAVGLPNVGLHFETWATGIVGSVVLHGLDEGNKDLSWQKWTYQAGLQGEAMNLISPTEESSVDWIKGSLAKQNKQPLTWYKAYFDAPRENEPLALDLKSMGKGQAWINGQSLGRYWMAYAKGNCGTCHYAGTYRQNKCQSGCGEPTQRWYHVPRSWLKPRGNLLVLFEELGGDVSKVSVVKRSVN is encoded by the exons atgggaaCAACAAAGATCTTGGTTCTGTCCAAGATCCTATCTTTCTTGCTAACAACAATGCTGGTTGGATCCGGTTTGATTCAGTGTACTAGTGTGACTTACGATAAGAAAGCTATTATCGTTAATGGACACCGTAGAATCCTCCTCTCCGGTTCAATTCATTACCCAAGAAGTACCCCTgag aTGTGGGAAGATCTTATAAAGAAAGCTAAAGATGGAGGCTTGGATGTTATTGATACATATGTTTTTTGGAATGGTCATGAACCTTCTCCTGGAACt TACAATTTCAAAGGGAGATACGATTTGGTACGATTCATTAAGACGATTCAGGAAGTGGGTCTTTATGTTCATCTCAGGATTGNNNNNNNNNNNNNNNNNNNNNNNNNNNNNN GAGGGTTTCCTGTTTGGTTGAAGTATGTAGATGGGATTAGTTTCAGAACAGACAATGGACCCTTCAAG GCTGCAATGCAAGGTTTCACAGAGAAGATTGTCGAGATGATGAAAGAACATAGATTCTTTGCCTCGCAAGGTGGACCCATCATCTTATCTCAG ATTGAGAATGAGTTTGGACCAGAGCTTAAAGCGCTTGGACCGGCTGGTCACTCATACGTCAACTGGGCTGCAAAAATGGCTGTTGGTTTAAACACTGGAGTTCCATGGGTGATGTGTAAGGAAGATGATGCACCTGACCCAATC ATAAATGCTTGCAATGGATTCTACTGCGATTATTTTACTCCCAACAAGCCATATAAGCCAACCATGTGGACAGAGGCATGGAGTGGCTG GTTTACAGAGTTTGGTGGAACCATTCCAAAACGACCTGTAGAGGATCTAGCATTTGGAGTAGCTCGTTTCATACAAAAGGGTGGATCGTATATAAACTACTACATG TACCATGGAGGAACAAACTTTGGACGCACAGCAGGAGGTCCATTTATCACCACTAGTTATGACTATGATGCTCCCATTGATGAATACG GGTTGGTCCAAGAACCCAAGTACAGCCATCTTAAGCAACTTCATCTGGCAATTAAGCAATGTGAAGCTGCCTTAGTTTCTTCTGATCCACATGTTACTAAACTAGGAAACTACGAGGAGGCTCATGTGTTCACTGCCGGCAAAGGAAGTTGTGTAGCTTTCCTAACCAACTATCACATGAATGCACCTGCAAAAGTAATCTTCAATAAGCGGCATTTTACTCTACCTGCATGGTCCATCAGCATTCTTCCAGATTGCAGAAACGTTGTTTACAACACTGCGACG GTTGCTGCAAAGACAACACATGTTCAAATGGTGCCATCTGGTTCCATCTTGTATTCAGTTGCTAGATACGATGAAAGTATTGCTACTTATGGAGACCGTGGGACAATCACAGCCCGTGGATTGTTGGAGCAGGTTAATGTTACACGAGATACAACTGATTACCTGTGGTACACAACCAG TGTGGATATTAAGGCATCAGAATCATTCTTGCGTGGAGGAAAATGGCCGACTCTTACGGTGGATTCTGCAGGACATGCTGTGCATGTGTTTGTCAATGGACACTTTTACG GATCTGCCTTTGGGacaagagaaaacagaaaagtttCGTTCAGCGCACCAGTCAATCTTCGAGGTGGAGCTAACAGAATCGCGCTTCTGAGCGTAGCAGTTGGTTTACCG AATGTTGGACTACACTTTGAGACCTGGGCCACTGGAATCGTTGGGTCAGTGGTGCTTCATGGCCTTGACGAAGGTAACAAAGACTTAAGTTGGCAGAAGTGGACATATCAG GCTGGTCTGCAAGGGGAAGCAATGAACTTGATCTCTCCTACAGAAGAGTCCTCTGTTGATTGGATCAAAGGCTCATTGgctaagcaaaacaaacaaccttTGACATGGTACAAG GCCTACTTTGACGCGCCTAGAGAAAACGAACCACTGGCTTTGGATCTGAAGAGTATGGGAAAAGGGCAAGCTTGGATAAACGGGCAGAGCCTAGGGAGATACTGGATGGCTTATGCAAAAGGAAACTGTGGGACTTGTCACTACGCTGGAACGTACAGGCAAAACAAATGCCAATCTGGTTGTGGCGAGCCAACACAAAGATG gtATCATGTTCCGCGTTCGTGGTTGAAGCCAAGAGGGAACTTGTTAGTACTCTTTGAAGAACTTGGTGGAGACGTTTCCAAAGTCTCTGTTGTGAAAAGATCAGTAAACTAA
- the LOC104757979 gene encoding beta-galactosidase 5 isoform X1 — protein MQGFTEKIVEMMKEHRFFASQGGPIILSQIENEFGPELKALGPAGHSYVNWAAKMAVGLNTGVPWVMCKEDDAPDPIINACNGFYCDYFTPNKPYKPTMWTEAWSGWFTEFGGTIPKRPVEDLAFGVARFIQKGGSYINYYMYHGGTNFGRTAGGPFITTSYDYDAPIDEYGLVQEPKYSHLKQLHLAIKQCEAALVSSDPHVTKLGNYEEAHVFTAGKGSCVAFLTNYHMNAPAKVIFNKRHFTLPAWSISILPDCRNVVYNTATVAAKTTHVQMVPSGSILYSVARYDESIATYGDRGTITARGLLEQVNVTRDTTDYLWYTTSVDIKASESFLRGGKWPTLTVDSAGHAVHVFVNGHFYGSAFGTRENRKVSFSAPVNLRGGANRIALLSVAVGLPNVGLHFETWATGIVGSVVLHGLDEGNKDLSWQKWTYQAGLQGEAMNLISPTEESSVDWIKGSLAKQNKQPLTWYKAYFDAPRENEPLALDLKSMGKGQAWINGQSLGRYWMAYAKGNCGTCHYAGTYRQNKCQSGCGEPTQRWYHVPRSWLKPRGNLLVLFEELGGDVSKVSVVKRSVN, from the exons ATGCAAGGTTTCACAGAGAAGATTGTCGAGATGATGAAAGAACATAGATTCTTTGCCTCGCAAGGTGGACCCATCATCTTATCTCAG ATTGAGAATGAGTTTGGACCAGAGCTTAAAGCGCTTGGACCGGCTGGTCACTCATACGTCAACTGGGCTGCAAAAATGGCTGTTGGTTTAAACACTGGAGTTCCATGGGTGATGTGTAAGGAAGATGATGCACCTGACCCAATC ATAAATGCTTGCAATGGATTCTACTGCGATTATTTTACTCCCAACAAGCCATATAAGCCAACCATGTGGACAGAGGCATGGAGTGGCTG GTTTACAGAGTTTGGTGGAACCATTCCAAAACGACCTGTAGAGGATCTAGCATTTGGAGTAGCTCGTTTCATACAAAAGG GTGGATCGTATATAAACTACTACATG TACCATGGAGGAACAAACTTTGGACGCACAGCAGGAGGTCCATTTATCACCACTAGTTATGACTATGATGCTCCCATTGATGAATACG GGTTGGTCCAAGAACCCAAGTACAGCCATCTTAAGCAACTTCATCTGGCAATTAAGCAATGTGAAGCTGCCTTAGTTTCTTCTGATCCACATGTTACTAAACTAGGAAACTACGAGGAGGCTCATGTGTTCACTGCCGGCAAAGGAAGTTGTGTAGCTTTCCTAACGAACTATCACATGAATGCACCTGCAAAAGTAATCTTCAATAAGCGGCATTTTACTCTACCTGCATGGTCCATCAGCATTCTTCCAGATTGCAGAAACGTTGTTTACAACACTGCGACG GTTGCTGCAAAGACAACACATGTTCAAATGGTGCCATCTGGTTCCATCTTGTATTCAGTTGCTAGATACGATGAAAGTATTGCTACTTATGGAGACCGTGGGACAATCACAGCCCGTGGATTGTTGGAGCAGGTTAATGTTACACGAGATACAACTGATTACCTGTGGTACACAACCAG TGTGGATATTAAGGCATCAGAATCATTCTTGCGTGGAGGAAAATGGCCGACTCTTACGGTGGATTCTGCAGGACATGCTGTGCATGTGTTTGTCAATGGACACTTTTACG GATCTGCCTTTGGGacaagagaaaacagaaaagtttCGTTCAGCGCACCAGTCAATCTTCGAGGTGGAGCTAACAGAATCGCGCTTCTGAGCGTAGCAGTTGGTTTACCG AATGTTGGACTACACTTTGAGACCTGGGCCACTGGAATCGTTGGGTCAGTGGTGCTTCATGGCCTTGACGAAGGTAACAAAGACTTAAGTTGGCAGAAGTGGACATATCAG GCTGGTCTGCAAGGGGAAGCAATGAACTTGATCTCTCCTACAGAAGAGTCCTCTGTTGATTGGATCAAAGGCTCATTGgctaagcaaaacaaacaaccttTGACATGGTACAAG GCCTACTTTGACGCGCCTAGAGAAAACGAACCACTGGCTTTGGATCTGAAGAGTATGGGAAAAGGGCAAGCTTGGATAAACGGGCAGAGCCTAGGGAGATACTGGATGGCTTATGCAAAAGGAAACTGTGGGACTTGTCACTACGCTGGAACGTACAGGCAAAACAAATGCCAATCTGGTTGTGGCGAGCCAACACAAAGATG gtATCATGTTCCGCGTTCGTGGTTGAAGCCAAGAGGGAACTTGTTAGTACTCTTTGAAGAACTTGGTGGAGACGTTTCCAAAGTCTCTGTTGTGAAAAGATCAGTAAACTAA
- the LOC104757978 gene encoding thioredoxin H5 has product MAGEGEVIACHTLEVWNEKVKDANESKKLIVIDFTASWCPPCRFIAPVFAEMSKKFTNVVFFKIDVDELQSVAKEFKVEAMPTFVFMKEGEIVDRVVGAAKDEIHEKLMKHGGLVTSA; this is encoded by the exons ATGGCCGGGGAAGGAGAAGTGATTGCTTGCCACACACTCGAAGTCTGGAACGAGAAGGTCAAAGACGCCAACGAATCCAAGAAACTG ATTGTGATAGACTTCACAGCTTCATGGTGTCCACCTTGCCGTTTCATTGCGCCAGTCTTTGCAGAGATGTCTAAGAAGTTCACTAATGTTGTCTTCTTCAAGATTGATGTTGATGAGTTGCAATCGGTTGCTAAGGAATTCAAAGTTGAGGCAATGCCCACTTTTGTTTTCATGAAAGAAGGCGAAATCGTTGATCGTGTTGTCGGTGCTGCCAAAGATGAGATCCATGAGAAGCTAATGAAGCATGGTGGTCTTGTTACTTCTGcttga